Proteins found in one Salvia splendens isolate huo1 chromosome 10, SspV2, whole genome shotgun sequence genomic segment:
- the LOC121750664 gene encoding putative GATA transcription factor 22, with translation MNLNLSPMEHVKDKEHDEQQKAFNFGLNHQIVSCSSSSSTSCRIFFDPSGDHAGFYHPQLYQPRDGYYEYDRGSSSTTSYDIKNKLEIGVKWMAWKNDRVAEAARLEVKQVMRSSSVETDLRSSYNCDATIRVCSDCHTTKTPLWRSGPKGPKSLCNACGIRQRKVRRAMAANCGGAPEVNVKEKTGKKRCKVGGGGSSTSGKKMDFEDFLSHKLAIHRVFPQDEKVAAILLMALSSGLVHA, from the exons ATGAACCTTAACCTTTCTCCTATGGAGCATGTGAAGGATAAGGAGCATGATGAGCAGCAGAAGGCCTTCAATTTTGGCCTAAATCACCAAATTGTTTCTTGTTCTTCGTCTTCTTCTACATCATGTCGAATTTTTTTCGATCCAAGTGGTGATCACGCGGGGTTTTATCATCCCCAATTATACCAGCCCCGG GATGGGTATTATGAGTATGATAGAGgatcatcatcaacaacatctTATGATATCAAAAACAAGTTGGAAATTGGAGTAAAATGGATGGCTTGGAAGAACGATCGTGTAGCCGAAGCTGCGAGGCTTGAAGTTAAGCAGGTGATGCGTTCGTCTTCAGTCGAGACTGATCTGAGATCATCTTACAATTGCGACGCCACAATTAGGGTTTGCTCAGATTGCCACACAACCAAGACCCCTCTTTGGAGAAGTGGTCCCAAAGGTCCCAAG TCTCTTTGCAATGCATGTGGGATTAGGCAAAGGAAGGTGAGGCGCGCCATGGCAGCCAACTGCGGAGGGGCACCCGAGGTCAATGTGAAGGAGAAGACGGGAAAGAAACGGTGCAAAGTAGGTGGTGGTGGATCATCAACTAGTGGGAAGAAGATGGATTTTGAGGATTTCTTGAGCCACAAATTAGCAATTCATAGAGTTTTCCCTCAAGATGAAAAGGTAGCTGCGATCTTGCTCATGGCCCTATCTTCTGGCCTCGTTCATGCCTAA
- the LOC121752257 gene encoding ectonucleotide pyrophosphatase/phosphodiesterase family member 3-like, with protein sequence MASDHQSTLTTSLPISTNEDDLHSSALLPSPAPRKSPSSTLAFISLVITTAAAFSFLFFSSSKPPNPSPHSTAALSSRPLSKLHHPVVLIISSDGFRFGYQFKTDLPNINRLIRNGTEADLGLIPVFPTLTFPNHYSIVTGLYPPYHGIINNYFTDPISGDKFNMASHDPKWWLGDPLWETVSNHGLKASTYFWPGSEVRKGSWNCPTNYCMPYNESVPFEERVDALLSYFDMPSDEIPSFMTLYFEDPDHQGHQYGPDDVRITDAVVEIDALIGRLIRGMEERGVFQDVNIILLGDHGMVGTCDKRVIALDDLAEWVKIPKEWVQSYTPVLSIRPPPGYSTSEIVGKMNEGLGSGRVENGEFLRVFLKEDLPNRLHYSDSYRIPPIVGLVGEGFTVTQTRSTGQECGGAHGYDNAFFSMRTIFIAHGPRFARGRKVPSFENVQIYNMVTRILKIDGASNNGSVSFADTVVLPAHSN encoded by the coding sequence ATGGCTTCCGATCACCAATCCACCCTAACCACCTCACTCCCAATCTCAACAAACGAAGACGACCTCCACTCCTCCGCCCTCCTCCCCTCTCCCGCCCCCAGGAAATCCCCCTCTTCCACACTGGCATTCATCTCCCTCGTcatcaccaccgccgccgcattctccttcctcttcttctcctcctccaaaCCCCCAAACCCCAGCCCCCATTCCACCGCCGCCCTCTCCTCCAGGCCCCTCTCCAAGCTCCACCACCCCGTCGTCCTAATCATCTCCTCCGACGGCTTCCGCTTCGGCTACCAATTCAAAACCGATCTCCCCAACATCAATCGCCTCATCCGCAACGGCACTGAAGCCGATCTCGGCCTAATTCCCGTCTTCCCAACCCTAACTTTCCCCAATCACTACTCCATCGTCACCGGCCTCTACCCTCCCTACCACGGCATCATCAACAATTACTTCACCGATCCTATCTCCGGCGACAAATTCAACATGGCCAGCCACGACCCCAAGTGGTGGCTCGGCGATCCCCTCTGGGAGACCGTCTCGAATCACGGCCTCAAAGCCTCCACCTACTTCTGGCCCGGCTCCGAGGTACGCAAGGGTTCCTGGAATTGCCCCACCAATTATTGTATGCCTTACAACGAATCCGTTCCATTTGAAGAAAGAGTTGATGCATTGCTTAGCTACTTCGATATGCCTAGTGATGAAATTCCCTCGTTTATGACGTTGTATTTCGAGGATCCTGATCACCAGGGCCACCAGTACGGCCCTGATGATGTCAGGATCACTGATGCCGTTGTTGAGATTGATGCGTTGATTGGTAGATTGATTCGCGGAATGGAGGAAAGAGGAGTTTTTCAGGATGTGAATATTATCCTGCTTGGTGATCATGGTATGGTCGGTACTTGTGACAAGAGAGTCATCGCTTTGGATGATCTTGCTGAATGGGTTAAAATCCCGAAGGAATGGGTTCAGTCTTACACTCCGGTGCTGTCAATCCGCCCCCCTCCTGGCTACTCCACGAGCGAGATTGTTGGTAAGATGAACGAGGGGTTGGGGTCGGGTAGAGTGGAGAATGGGGAGTTCTTGAGGGTTTTTCTCAAGGAGGATTTGCCTAACCGGCTGCATTACTCGGATAGTTATAGGATTCCACCTATAGTGGGATTGGTCGGGGAGGGGTTCACGGTGACGCAGACGAGATCAACAGGGCAGGAGTGCGGTGGAGCTCACGGATACGACAATGCATTCTTCTCGATGAGGACTATTTTCATTGCTCATGGGCCGCGATTTGCGAGGGGGAGGAAAGTGCCATCTTTTGAGAATGTGCAGATATATAACATGGTTACTAGAATCTTGAAAATTGATGGAGCCTCTAATAATGGTTCAGTGTCATTTGCAGACACTGTTGTTTTGCCTGCTCACTCAAACTAG